Proteins encoded together in one Centropristis striata isolate RG_2023a ecotype Rhode Island chromosome 6, C.striata_1.0, whole genome shotgun sequence window:
- the plekhg7 gene encoding pleckstrin homology domain-containing family G member 7 has translation MSTLKHVILQDKDQDDEKKLDWSYIEWVENEVVTATSVANAQTQTDWGPVQHKECQTSSPIIMHIDLTRTHSKLRHPSLVDADGLVAPLFQFDRQAPARISTSPTLRRMRSTRRPLMDTRDPVMMGSTREEPSSESTPPPISPQSPAHRVMSPLAASPLSDGEICHDHQPISSSGRQRTRSYRSKTFDNGITSMRQECRSAHPTLIKDFGFPDSGIKEKEHCHARLQERRRSSVVVSLPGLDVSPGDLFVSNGAADILNGSNFSDTKKSKWPFSRRSTTKGKPQIGTASDIEKYLSTSQIQDWRSSDLQRYKDYSLSDFLRDQSSQVNSDSDPQGFKRHEAIWELFTSECVYFLDQLMVLKEVFSATLTSLKMRNCLTDVDSWRLFANLNELCLVSFGFLNNLLRVIKDMLEITEGGGTTLLELLSKAFQESICHCMQKYCLNYSTALLYLDSLKPREDFGSYVKWCERNEQCRRLQLRDLLVAPLQRLTRYPLLLRNIAKRCQTEEETRGLQVITEQVDTSICDLEGKVKWLDNYQKVKQLRDALLWLPVWERDKRAFVPENLKHLLKAVTLENLISHRSLLHEGKMVLTENAKLIDVYLFLFDEFLLITKIKRNKKRSIGPEQNPLRLPLNLELDQLLKEGCTFTVLDQPVSLDRLQLKNIDQLNASTSGLPHSFIIMHQNRYQQCIGAFILQAASESVKRVWMSKIDGAVAALLKLDSQQPRVKSSSLWLESSQI, from the exons ATGTCCACACTGAAGCACGTTATTCTACAGGATAAAGACCAGGACGATGAGAAGAAGCTGGACTGGAGTTACATTGAATGGGTTGAAAATGAAGTTGTCACCGCAACAAGTGTGGCAAATGCACAGACACAAACGGACTGGGGGCCTGTTCAGCACAAGGAGTGTCAGACCAGCAGCCCCATCATAATGCACATAGATCTCACACGGACACACTCCAAGCTGAGACATCCATCCCTGGTGGACGCCGACGGCTTGGTTGCACCTTTATTCCAGTTTGACCGACAGGCCCCCGCCCGCATCTCAACATCTCCCACcttgaggaggatgaggagcacCAGACGTCCTTTGATGGATACACGGGATCCTGTCATGATGGGGAGCACTCGGGAGGAGCCTTCCTCTGAGAGCACGCCACCCCCCATAAGCCCCCAGTCCCCAGCACACAGAGTCATGTCTCCTCTTGCAGCGAGCCCCCTCTCTGATGGAGAGATCTGTCACGATCATCAGCCCATTTCATCCTCCGGCCGACAGAGAACCAGATCATATAGATCAAAGACTTTTGACAATGGCATCACTTCCATGAGACAGGAATGCCGCAGTGCTCATCCTACACTTATTAAAGATTTTGGATTTCCTGATAGTGGCATAAAG GAGAAGGAGCACTGCCATGCCAG GCTTCAGGAAAGGAGACGCAGCTCTGTGGTGGTCAGCTTACCCGGACTAGATGTTTCGCCAGGAGACCTTTTTGTTTCCAACGGGGCAGCCGACATTTTAAATGGTTCAAACTTCTCTG ATACTAAGAAGTCCAAGTGGCCCTTTTCAAGGCGTAGCACG ACTAAAGGGAAGCCACAGATAGGCACAGCATCTGATATTGAAAAATATCTCTCGACATCACAGATTCAAGACTGGAGAAGCTCTGACCTTCAGAGGTATAAG GACTACTCTCTGTCAGACTTCCTGCGGGACCAGTCTTCCCAGGTGAACTCTGATTCTGACCCTCAGGGCTTCAAGAGACACGAGGCCATCTGGGAACTCTTCACCAGCGAGTGTGTTTACTTCCTGGACCAGCTCATGGTTCTCAAAGAG GTGTTTTCGGCGACACTCACAAGCCTAAAGATGAGGAACTGCCTGACCGATGTCGACTCCTGGAGGCTGTTTGCAAACCTCAATGAGCTTTGCCTG GTGAGCTTTGGTTTCCTGAACAACCTCCTCCGTGTCATCAAGGACATGTTGGAGATTACAGAGGGTGGCGGGACCActctgctggagctgctgaGCAAG GCTTTCCAAGAGAGCATATGTCACTGCATGCAGAAGTACTGCCTCAACTACTCCACGGCTCTGCTTTATCTGGACAGCCTGAAGCCCAGAGAGGACTTTGGATCTTACGTGAAG TGGTGCGAGAGGAATGAGCAGTGCCGGAGGCTGCAACTGCGTGATCTGTTGGTGGCGCCACTGCAGAGGCTAACTCGATACCCGTTGTTGTTGAGGAATATTGCAAAGAGATGCCAGACAGAGGAAGAGACCAGAGGCCTGCAGGTTATAACTGAACAAGTGGACACATCAATAT GTGATTTAGAGGGAAAGGTGAAATGGCTGGATAACTACCAAAAGGTGAAACAGCTGAGAGACGCCCTGCTGTGGCTGCCTGTGTGGGAGAGAGACAAACGCGCCTTCGTCCCTGAG AATTTGAAACATCTCCTAAAGGCCGTCACTCTGGAGAATCTCATTTCTCACAGAAGTCTGCTGCACGAAGGGAAAATGGTGCTCACAG AGAACGCAAAGTTGATCGATGTTTATCTGTTCCTGTTCGACGAATTCCTGCTGATCACAAAGATAAAGAGAAACAAGAAG CGGTCCATTGGTCCAGAGCAGAATCCTCTCAGGCTGCCACTGAACCTGGAGCTGGACCAGCTCCTGAAGGAGGGATGCACCTTCACGGTTCTGGACCAGCCCGTCTCTCTGGATCGACTCCAGCTCAAGAACATTGATCAGCTCAATGCTTCAA CATCGGGCCTGCCTCATTCTTTCATAATCATGCACCAGAACCGCTACCAGCAGTGTATCGGTGCATTCATCCTGCAAGCTGCGTCAGAGTCTGTCAAG AGAGTGTGGATGTCGAAGATAGATGGCGCTGTGGCGGCACTGCTGAAGCTGGACTCTCAGCAGCCGCGAGTCAAGAGCTCCTCACTGTGGCTGGAGTCTTCACAGATATGA